One window of the Psilocybe cubensis strain MGC-MH-2018 chromosome 12, whole genome shotgun sequence genome contains the following:
- a CDS encoding Repressor ROX1 produces the protein MEYNKRKSSLVVIEWKDATQSNNKGESQTKPPRRKKPANHIPRPQNAFILFRSECIRQKMIPKSVEKDYRNLSRICGKVWKQMSADEREPWFRMADQEKISHSIKYPNYKFQPIPRNVRVALLPSLKPGETIVDFDSDEPDLDEPRMDKPCIGNIYMDDTFMNDLYMHDTFMNDLYMHDTFMDDLSIDDTFMDELCDMGKLYMDNTFTEEPYTDEPCMSKVYIDGPCMGEVYLDETCVDESHIINEPCVCEPYTNEPCVGEPYIDEPYMGKSYTEDEFSAMDWIAVMEAASLQYYPDLILTTII, from the exons ATGGAGTATAACAAACGCAAGTCATCCCTGGTTGTTATTGAGTGGAAGGATGCAACCCAGAGCAATAACAAAGGAGAGAGCCAAACCAAACCACCCCGTCGAAAAAAGCCTGCAAATCACATTCCGCGCCCACAAAACGCATTCATCTTATTTCGATCCGAGTGTATTCGACAGAAGATGATCCCGAAGTCAGTAGAGAAAGACTATCGTAATTTATCACGCATATGCGGGAAGGTGTGGAAACAAATGTCTGCAGATGAAAGGGAACCGTGGTTTCGTATGGCAGACCAGGAGAAGATCAGTCATTCAATTAAATATCCGAACTATAAGTTTCAGCCTATACCCCGTAATGTTCGAGTAGCATTATTGCCAAGCTTGAAGCCAGGAGAGACGATTGTCGACTTCGACAGTGACGAACCTGACTTGGACGAGCCTCGCATGGACAAGCCTTGTATAGGGAATATATATATGGACGACACTTTCATGAACGACCTTTACATGCACGATACTTTCATGAACGACCTTTACATGCACGATACTTTTATGGACGACCTATCCATAGACGACACTTTCATGGACGAGCTTTGTGACATGGGCAAGCTTTACATGGACAATACTTTCACAGAAGAGCCTTATACTGATGAGCCTTGTATGAGCAAGGTTTACATCGACGGACCTTGTATGGGCGAGGTTTACCTGGATGAGACTTGCGTAGACGAGTCACACATCATCAATGAGCCTTGCGTGTGCGAGCCTTACACCAATGAACCTTGCGTGGGCGAGCCTTACATTGACGAACCTTACATGGGAAAATCTTACACGGAAGACGAATTTTCCGCCATGGACTGGATAGCCGTTATGGAAGCAGCTTCTTTGCAGTAC TATCCCGACCTCATACTTACTACAATTATATAG